In Lathyrus oleraceus cultivar Zhongwan6 chromosome 2, CAAS_Psat_ZW6_1.0, whole genome shotgun sequence, the DNA window ATAACATAAATGTGATAATACAACTGATACAATTTAAGGATACATATCATAGGCATCTTAATTTAAGTGGAGGATTTCATCCTACTACAAACTAGGCATGATTAATATATAGTCCATGATTTTAATTATATGAAAAAGTTTAAGAAAGACAGTAGAACTCAAATGCATGCATGTGTCTAGTTTTCATGGATTCTCCTAACGATCTCCATTTTCAACGCTTCcaccttcttcttcttcttcttcttcaggtCCTTCATTTCCACCTTCTTCCGAACCTCCTTCATGTCTTTCTCCTCCCCAGCCAGATTCTTCATTTCCACCTTGTTCCGAACCTCCTTCATGTCTTTCTCCTCCCCAGCCAGATTCTTCATTTCCACCTTCTTCTGAACCTCCTTCATGTCCTTCTCCACCTTCTTCTTCTCTGGGACCTCCCCAACCTCCCCATGTTCCTGAACCTACCCAATCTACCTCATCACTATGTCCTCTTCCCAACCCTTTTCTTTTCGATTCTTCAATTGCACCGGCTGCAAATCAAACAAATACGTTtgttaaataaaataaaaaagaaaacaattGTGCTTCAAAATTAACTAGATGTGTTGTTTTTCTCACATTTGAATGGCCTTATAGCCGCCACAACAGAAATGAGAACTATTGCACAGAGAAAGAACATGAAGATAACAGGCTTGAATTTCATCCTTGATCTTCTAAAAGGTGTAATTCTAGTTAGGAGTGAACTCAGTAACTTTTTATAGAGATCATGGACAAGATATGTGtataagaagaagaaaaaaagaacCACCGATTTTCCAATTTAATATGTCAATGCCACTGTCTTACTCCAATTTCTCAACTTTCACACTATCCCTTTTGCAATCGTGAAGTATCAATTTATTTCCGTTTCATATAACTAGAGAGCCACTCATAGAATGAACGAATGATTCATATgtaaaaaataatatttttatatttaaaataattaaataatgaGAAGAATAATAGTAATTAAATATCTTATCATAAATATAAActttaattaaaaaaattgataaCCTCTattgaattaaattaattatttcATCCGTTCAAATAACCCACATTTTTTAATTTATTCTCAAAataattagatttaaaaaaaaccatcatattttcaacaaaaaaaattGATAAGCTATATTGATAAACTAATTATACCATGTGAATTTTTTATCTAAATAGCTCATTTTTTAAATTTATtctcaaaataattggattttaaaaaaattaaatctaccatattttcaaacaaaaaaaagTTGAAATTTATTAGGCGAATCGGCGATTTCACCTATTTTGTGGCGTCAATTAAATTGACGACTATCTAAGATATTTTCGATTCAATTTAGCATTAGTGTATATCTTTTCAATAATGGCGTCAAATCATTTGGCTAATGTGTTTTGAGTTTT includes these proteins:
- the LOC127121112 gene encoding uncharacterized protein LOC127121112 → MKFKPVIFMFFLCAIVLISVVAAIRPFKSGAIEESKRKGLGRGHSDEVDWVGSGTWGGWGGPREEEGGEGHEGGSEEGGNEESGWGGERHEGGSEQGGNEESGWGGERHEGGSEEGGNEGPEEEEEEEGGSVENGDR